A genomic segment from Verrucomicrobiia bacterium encodes:
- a CDS encoding bifunctional 4-hydroxy-2-oxoglutarate aldolase/2-dehydro-3-deoxy-phosphogluconate aldolase yields the protein MRSKSDIIAALKNPGIIAVVRAEKQEHVMPLSEALLAGGVIAIEITMTTPNAIEAIREASAKLGDKALIGVGTVLDVETCQKAIEAGAQFVVTPIMRPAIADAAHALDKPVMLGAYTPTEAQLAHEAGADFIKIFPAEGLGPNYIKSLRAPLPHLKIVPTGGVDLHNVGEFLKAGCAALGVGSSLVSKKILQERDWAELTRLAKAFVEAAGATR from the coding sequence ATGCGCAGTAAATCCGACATCATCGCCGCCCTGAAGAATCCCGGCATCATCGCCGTCGTTCGCGCTGAAAAACAGGAGCACGTTATGCCGTTATCGGAAGCATTGCTCGCGGGTGGGGTCATAGCGATCGAGATAACGATGACGACGCCGAATGCGATCGAGGCGATCCGGGAAGCCTCGGCGAAGCTAGGTGACAAGGCGCTGATCGGTGTAGGCACAGTGCTGGATGTGGAGACGTGCCAGAAGGCGATCGAAGCCGGTGCGCAATTCGTGGTGACACCCATCATGCGACCTGCGATCGCCGATGCCGCGCATGCGTTGGACAAGCCGGTAATGCTGGGGGCTTACACGCCGACGGAGGCGCAACTGGCGCACGAAGCCGGGGCGGATTTCATCAAGATATTCCCCGCGGAGGGCTTGGGGCCGAATTATATCAAATCCCTGCGTGCTCCTTTGCCGCACCTGAAGATCGTGCCAACGGGCGGTGTGGATCTGCACAATGTCGGTGAGTTCTTGAAAGCCGGTTGTGCAGCCTTGGGCGTAGGCTCCTCATTGGTGTCGAAGAAGATTTTGCAGGAAAGGGATTGGGCGGAACTGACACGATTGGCAAAAGCGTTTGTGGAAGCAGCGGGAGCAACCAGATAA
- a CDS encoding (Fe-S)-binding protein: MKSAGSHLKDLDYSVVQQCMHCGLCLPTCPTYDATKLERNSPRGRISLMRAIADDRLEASEEFAEEMYFCLGCLACMTACPAGVNYAELFEHARGEAEASGVMDSPKRSAIRSLTLNWLFMEHERLKTFGSALRLYQDLGLQTAVRKSGVLNLLPKRLRELEAMTPTVQSKFSAELIDQVTLPKGESNYHVAMLTGCAQDLIFSDVNRDTVEVLVENGCEVITHREQQCCGSLHAHNGELEMARQLARRQIDLIKPEFHDAIITNAAGCGSHLKHYSSLLKDDPAYAERAKLWDSLVYDIHEWLAKIGIKSPAAENQPAQNVTYHEACHLCHGQKITAQPRTVLKAIPNLKLIELPESTWCCGSAGIYNIVQPEMANQLLDRKLKHIVSTKAEIVATGNPGCLLHIINGAKKQGLNVRLAHPITLLAEAYRRAGARNDK; the protein is encoded by the coding sequence GCGGGCTCGCATTTGAAGGATCTGGATTACTCGGTGGTGCAGCAATGCATGCACTGCGGGCTCTGCCTGCCCACGTGCCCCACTTACGATGCCACGAAGCTGGAGCGCAACAGCCCGCGCGGTCGCATCTCGCTCATGCGCGCCATTGCGGATGACAGGTTGGAAGCTTCGGAGGAATTCGCCGAGGAAATGTATTTCTGTTTGGGCTGCCTTGCATGCATGACGGCTTGTCCGGCAGGGGTGAATTACGCGGAGTTGTTCGAGCATGCGCGCGGGGAGGCTGAAGCAAGTGGTGTGATGGATTCGCCGAAGCGCAGTGCCATCCGCAGTCTCACGCTGAACTGGCTCTTCATGGAGCATGAACGGCTGAAGACCTTCGGCAGTGCTTTGCGATTGTATCAAGACCTCGGTTTGCAAACCGCTGTGCGTAAGAGCGGGGTCTTGAATCTCTTGCCCAAACGCCTCCGCGAGTTGGAGGCGATGACGCCCACGGTGCAGTCCAAGTTTTCTGCAGAACTCATCGACCAAGTGACGTTGCCGAAAGGGGAGTCCAACTACCATGTGGCGATGCTTACCGGATGCGCGCAAGACCTGATCTTCAGCGATGTAAACCGGGATACGGTTGAGGTGCTCGTGGAAAATGGGTGTGAGGTGATCACGCACCGTGAACAGCAGTGCTGCGGCTCCTTGCATGCGCACAACGGTGAATTGGAGATGGCCCGCCAGCTCGCTCGCCGCCAGATTGACCTGATCAAGCCGGAATTTCACGATGCCATCATCACGAACGCCGCCGGTTGTGGTTCACATCTCAAACATTATAGCTCGTTGTTGAAGGATGATCCGGCCTATGCCGAACGTGCGAAACTCTGGGATTCCCTCGTGTATGATATACACGAGTGGCTGGCGAAGATCGGCATTAAATCACCCGCTGCGGAGAATCAGCCTGCACAGAACGTGACGTATCATGAGGCGTGTCACCTCTGCCACGGGCAGAAGATCACGGCACAACCGCGCACAGTGTTGAAGGCGATCCCGAATCTGAAGCTCATAGAATTGCCGGAGAGCACCTGGTGCTGCGGCAGTGCGGGCATCTACAACATCGTGCAGCCGGAGATGGCGAACCAGTTGCTTGATCGCAAGCTCAAGCACATCGTCAGCACGAAGGCTGAGATCGTGGCTACGGGCAATCCGGGTTGCCTCCTGCACATTATCAACGGTGCGAAGAAGCAGGGATTGAACGTGCGGCTGGCGCATCCGATAACGTTGTTGGCGGAAGCCTATCGCCGCGCTGGTGCGCGGAATGACAAATGA
- the recN gene encoding DNA repair protein RecN: protein MLSTLRIKNLALVSDLTVEFRPGFNALTGETGAGKSIIIGALNLLLGERADRTLIRSGTDACTVEGVFDVSQLKVPLKEFLDENGLEPCEDGQLVIKRTFTATGANRQFVNGSPTTLNALGTLGEWLVDMHGPHDHQSLLHASKQLDILDSFGGLAEARAQFAGLVKQRQELEAQKADLVVDERTYAQQLDLLRHQANEITAARVKPDEEAGLDEEYQRGTNSARLIELSRNALGALSEAESNAMDSLGAVGRTLHELQRIDSSVSSMAELHATAVSTLNDLQHALTQYADRVDIDPERLAEVEQRLNLIHTLKRKYGSTLGDVIAFGEESADKLRQLESRDAELERINTGITKLNKQMMEAGKDLSAKRKKLVPKLSKAVVTQLTDLGFKQSQFDVRIESATEVSSDKLPASSGLDTIEFLFAPNPGEPAHPLRAIASSGEMARVMLALKTVLAAHDQIPVLVFDEVDANVGGETANAVGDKMRQIGANRQALCITHLAPVAACADAHYVVAKHVAEGRTTTSLELLDEKSRVSEIARMLGGQSAAARTHAESLLKSAKRK from the coding sequence ATGTTAAGCACGTTGCGCATCAAGAATCTCGCGCTGGTCAGTGACCTGACGGTGGAGTTCCGCCCCGGTTTTAACGCCCTCACCGGCGAGACCGGCGCAGGCAAGTCCATCATCATCGGTGCACTGAACCTCCTGCTCGGCGAGCGCGCCGACCGTACCCTCATCCGCAGCGGCACCGATGCCTGCACCGTGGAAGGCGTCTTCGATGTCTCGCAGCTCAAGGTCCCGCTCAAAGAATTTTTGGATGAGAACGGCTTGGAACCGTGTGAAGACGGTCAGCTCGTCATCAAGCGCACCTTCACCGCCACCGGCGCGAACCGCCAGTTCGTGAACGGCTCACCCACCACGCTCAACGCCCTCGGCACACTCGGCGAATGGCTCGTGGACATGCACGGCCCGCACGATCATCAGTCTCTACTGCACGCTTCCAAGCAGCTCGATATCCTCGACTCTTTCGGAGGCTTGGCCGAAGCGCGCGCGCAATTTGCCGGCTTGGTGAAGCAACGTCAGGAACTCGAAGCGCAAAAGGCCGATCTCGTCGTGGATGAGCGGACCTATGCGCAGCAACTCGATCTCCTCCGCCATCAGGCGAACGAGATCACCGCCGCCCGCGTGAAACCGGATGAAGAAGCGGGCCTCGATGAAGAGTACCAACGTGGCACGAACTCCGCGCGCCTCATCGAACTCAGCCGCAACGCCCTCGGCGCCTTGTCCGAAGCCGAGAGCAACGCCATGGATTCCCTCGGTGCCGTGGGGCGGACCTTACATGAACTCCAGCGCATCGATTCCTCTGTCTCTTCGATGGCTGAGCTCCACGCCACCGCCGTCTCCACTCTGAACGATCTCCAGCACGCGCTCACACAATATGCCGATCGCGTGGATATCGATCCCGAACGCCTGGCAGAAGTCGAGCAGCGCCTGAACCTCATCCACACGCTCAAGCGCAAGTACGGTTCCACTCTCGGCGATGTCATCGCCTTCGGTGAGGAGAGTGCGGATAAATTGCGCCAGCTTGAGAGCCGCGATGCCGAACTGGAACGCATCAACACCGGCATCACCAAGCTGAACAAGCAGATGATGGAAGCCGGCAAAGATCTCAGCGCCAAACGCAAGAAGCTCGTGCCCAAATTGAGCAAAGCCGTCGTCACCCAACTCACCGACCTCGGCTTCAAGCAAAGCCAGTTCGATGTACGGATCGAAAGCGCCACCGAAGTTTCTAGCGATAAACTCCCCGCCAGCTCCGGCCTGGACACCATCGAATTTCTCTTCGCTCCGAATCCTGGTGAACCTGCTCACCCGCTCCGTGCCATCGCGAGTTCAGGTGAAATGGCCCGGGTGATGCTCGCATTGAAAACGGTCCTCGCCGCACACGATCAGATCCCCGTGCTCGTCTTCGATGAAGTGGATGCGAATGTAGGTGGTGAAACTGCGAATGCTGTGGGCGACAAGATGCGCCAAATCGGTGCGAATCGCCAAGCCCTCTGCATCACGCACCTCGCCCCCGTGGCTGCCTGTGCAGATGCCCATTACGTCGTGGCCAAACACGTCGCCGAAGGCCGCACC